Part of the Aquimarina sp. TRL1 genome, CCATTTTTTCAGCAGGCATTTACTGTGTCTTTTAGAAATGATACATTCTTTGCGAATAACAATTTAGTGGGTATTGGGGATAATGGAAATGGTTTTGGGTTAGACGTCGGTTTTTTTGATGCGTTTGGTACAGAATTAACAATAGATCACGATATTGATGGGGTTTATAATTTGATTATTACTCAATTAGCAGATAATGAGATTCGTGTTCATGATCCCGTGTTAAATACAAGTTATTATTTAATAGGGTATCAAAGAAATACCTTTGACTACGACAGGGTTTTTTATGACAATATTCATTACTTTTTACAAGAATATACCACATGGGAGAAAGTGTATACTAGTGAATTTGGTGTGATTAATGAATTTGATGAAGAGACCTATATTGCTTTTTTACCTTTTGGAGCAGGAGACAATTTCAAGAGTTCTAAAGACCCAAACGGTATGCGAATCCCAAGTATTTTCTATGATTATGAGGGGCATTATGAAATACAAGACGTTTTTAACAACTTAAATAGGAAAATTTTAACACTTGATTATAGCTATCTAGGCAATGAACACTTTGAGTTGTCCGTTATAAACGATAGAAAGATAGAGTTGCTTCACCCCTCTTCAGGAACGGTGTATCATTTTGAAGGAAGAGAATATGTGCAGATAAAAAAGTCTACTCATGGAAAAACAACTCAAAACACAAAGAAAAGAATAAAAAAAGCTGATTTTATGAAGCTTTCAAGATAGTAAGACTTTTGGTTGGTTATTTAGTTGGAAATCGCTCTGCAAGAATTTTCTTGTCTGAGCGATTTCTATTTTTTAGAAGTTTTTGTTTTATTCATTAGAGAGAAAAAATAACCCAATCTAGGTTTTTAACAGATGCTTTTTTTAACGAGTTAATATGAGAACAAGTGCAATGGAGAAAGTTCTCAGGTAATTCCGTAATTTTATACACTAAAATTGCATGATATGGGAATTCAAAAACCATTCAATCTCAATCAATGGATTGAGGAAAACAGAGATACATTAAAGCCTCCCGTAGGAAATAGAAATTTATATAAAGATGCTGGAGACTATATAGTAATGATTGTAGCAGGTCCTAATGCTAGAAAAGATTATCATTATAATGAAACAGAAGAGCTTTTTTATCAGTTAGAAGGAGAGATAGAAGTTCATATTCAGGAAGAAGGAGTAAAAAAAACGATGAAATTAGGACCTGGAGATATGTATTTGCACCCGGCAGGTGTTCCGCATTCACCAGTACGACATGAAGGTTCATTAGGTTTGGTTATCGAAAGAAAACGAGATCATTTAGAAGCAGATGATGGATTGTTATGGTACTGTGATCACTGCAATACCAAGTTGCATGATGTGTATTTCAAATTGAATGATATAGAAAAAGATTTCTTAAAACACTTTAAAGATTTCTATTCTAATAAAGAACTTCGTACCTGTAATAATTGTGGTAAAGAAATGCCGGTAGATAAGCGATTTATCGGGTAATAAAAGAGGGGCTCGTACGAGCCCCTCTTCTTTTTTGTACTATATCCATTTCTATAACTAGGATAAGATTCTTACGGAAGCACTCCCTATTTTTTGAATACTTTTTTTACCGTTGTTTTACCGTTTATTGTAATGGTCAAGAAATATATACCTCTTCGCAAAGAGGCAATGTCAAACTGTTGAGTAAAAACGCCTTTTTTCTGATGCTTGATTTCATCGGAAAGAAGAGAGTCTCCTTCCATATTTTTCAAAGTGAAGGAAACCGTATTATTGGTTTTTTCTGTTTGATAGGTAATCGCTAGTTGCTTGGTGGCCGGATTCGGATAAACATTCAAGTTAATAGCAGGTTTACTGTTTTCTTTGAATATATCCTTTTCTTTTTGACCATATACGATATCAAAACGCTCCCCTCCGATAACACCTCTTTTGTTACTTTGAACTACATCATAAATAAAAGGACGTCGGTATGGAGTGTCTTTGAATAATTTGAATTGCATTTGTAAAGAGAATGTTTCTCCGGGTTTAAGAGGAATTCCCGTCATTACAGCTTTTGGTTCGAAAATTTGAATGGTATTTCTTCCAACAACTTCGATCCCTCTACCATCTCCATAGGCTTTCCAGCGCTCGAATAACTCCGGACTCATTGTGGCAGTAATATTTCCGTGTTTTAAGAAATGGTTGGTCGTATTGGTTCCGTATATTCCATCATAGAAGTTCAGATCAATAATATCTTCTCTTTTAAGATCAGTATTGCGCACATATACATTCGTATAACTTACATTATTCGATGGGTTGGCATCATAAACAGATACATTTTTCCAGGCAACATTATTATTGTTTCTGGTATTACTGTTTACAGATGAGGTTTCTACACCAATCGGGTCTATTTGAGAGATAACTCTGGCGATTAGACAAAAATGATGCTTGTCATAATCAAAATCATTCGGATTTGGAGGATACCATGGAATTTCAATAATAGTTTCATCTCCGGGATTCAAATTCGGAATATTTAATGGAATACTGGTAATTTCATCCCCATGTAATAGATAGGAACCTCCAGGAGTAAAATCATAAAAGTTGATCCAGTTTGTCGGCCATGATAAACCTGTGGATGCCTTGGAGAAATAAACACGTAGTTTCCCATCTGAAATAGGAGCACAACCTCTGTTTTTTACTCGTACATATACTCCATTAGGACTGGTCGTTTTGTACTCCGGGTTTTGATGGCTGGTTCCTCCGTCCATATTTTGACGTACCCAGATATCTCTACTCGTGTACATGGGTCCGCTAAATGGGTTGGGTTCTATTCCAGTGTCACTACTACTGTGATAAGGAGTACGATTATCCATAATGTATAAATCCCCTGTCCCATTTAGGGTAAGTTGATCTCCCAGGTTAACCGGAACCTCATCAAATTGAGGGGTTTCTGGTCTGGAATCTTGTGTTTCTGCGTAATCAAAAGCTTCTCTTTTAGTAACTACCCCATCTGCATTTACATCAGAACCTACAAAAACCCCTGAAGGAAAAGCTTCATTGACAGCAGATGTCCAATAATAGACGAATTCATCCGTATTAATAGTGGGACCTGCCCAGGACAGTTCATCATGTCTGGCAGCTGTAGCAATCACTCGATTTGGTCCGGAAAGGTCATCAATAAACCCTCCACTGTTACATTGTTCCATTACAATAGAAATTTTACCAGCATTTACTTTGTTTACCTCGGTAGCAAATTCATCGTCATTTATAGTCTCTCCCCAAAGGTATAATAAAGTATCCCATGCAGTTGCTCCAGAAGTGTCAACACCTCCATGGTCAGTAGTAAAAATAAAAAGTTCATCATCTTCATCCAGAATTCCAGATAAGGTATTGAATACTGAAGTAATATTCGCATGCGTAGCAGAAAACTGAATGTCATTGTCCCCATCTCCGTCGAGGTCAGGATTAGAATTCGTCCCGTTGGAAATATCAGCTGCAGGATTAGTTCCGTCTGACATCAATGTATAAATATTAGCATCTGCATATCCGTATTTGTTAACCAAAGTTTTGTAAACGAAAGAGCAGTCATTCCAGTATCTTACATGGTTATTCCCCTGATTCCATCCTCCACTGATAATTACTGCATATTTATTAGAAGAAGTACCACAAGGAATATTGTTTACCTGCTTTGCAAAATCTAGAAAGCGTTCCCGGGTTTCTATATGTTTTCTCAATACTTTCATCTCCCGGATCATATCAGGAGGAGTAGTAGCTTTGGTAATTTCATAACGAGCTGTTTCTACATCAAAAAAGATGTATTGAGCAGGGTGTTCCCAGTTAGCATAAGGCGCTTCATCAATAAAAAAGAGCCAGGAATGTGATTTAGGACTCCTAATGGTTTTGTTAAAACTTCGAATGCTGTAGTTAGGAGGGAGAACCTCCTGAGAACCATAAACCCACTGGTTTTTATCTTGTGATATAACTCCTTTTTCCAATAGAATTTCATAAGCTTTTTCCATTGGAATCTGCGACCATATGTGGGCGCTGGTCAAAAAAAGAAATGTGAAAATTACTAGATTTTTCATAATTGTCGGTTTTAATATTAGTGAGTGCAAAGGTTTGTTTTTCAGAAGGATAATGTAAGAGTTGATACCCTGTTTCTAAACAGGTAAATAACTAGGCTACGGTAAGGTCATTCCGTAGAATTAAAACGTATAAAACCAAATCATTTCTTTTTGTGTGAGAATTGTGTGAATTTGATTAAATTTATGAGCTAATGAAAAAAAATAACTTAAAATATCTCTGTAAAAAGAGAAATAGAATTTTCATTACAAAAACACAGTATCTTTACCTTTTTCTTTAAAAAAACAACAATAAAATGGCAGCGATTGCAACAGATTTTGGAATTCAGGAAGCGCTACAACAGTTAGGTGTTTCTGAACAGAATAAAGGAACATCTACCGGAGCAGACTGGTTTTCTTCTGGAGAAGAAATCTTGTCTTATTCACCTGTTGATGGAGCATTGATAGGAAAAGTATTTACCACAACTCAGGAAGATTATGAAAAAGTTATTCAGACAGCAACAACAGCTTTTGCTTCTTGGAGAAAAGTACCGGCGCCTCAGCGAGGAGAAATTGTCAGACAATTTGGAGAAGAGTTAAGAAGATTAAAAGAACCTTTGGGGAAATTAGTCTCTTATGAAATGGGGAAATCCTACCAAGAAGGATTAGGAGAAGTGCAGGAAATGATTGATATCTGTGATTTTGCCGTTGGGTTATCTAGGCAGTTGCATGGATTGACAATGCATTCAGAGCGTCCGGGACATAGAATGTATGAGCAATATCACCCGCTGGGAATTGTAGGGATTATAAGTGCGTTTAACTTTCCGGTAGCTGTATGGTCATGGAATACAGCATTAGCATGGATATGTGGAGATGTATGTGTGTGGAAACCAAGTGAAAAAACACCACTTTGTGGGATTGCCTGTCAGAATATAATAACTAAGGTGTTACAAGAAAACAACCTACCTGAAGGAATCTCCTGTTTAGTTAATGGAGATTATAAGGTTGGAGAAATGATCACTACAGATAAGAGAATTCCTTTAGTTTCAGCTACAGGCTCAACCAGAATGGGGAAGATTGTTGCAAGTACAGTTGGACAACGATTAGGAAAATCATTGTTAGAATTAGGAGGGAATAATGCGATTATTGTGACACCCGATGCAGATATCAAGATGACAGTTATCGGAGCAGTTTTTGGAGCAGTTGGAACAGCAGGTCAGCGATGTACCTCTACACGTAGATTAATAATTCACGAATCTATTTATGACAAAGTGAAAAATGCAGTAGTAGATGCGTATAAGCAATTGAGAATAGGAAACCCGCTAGATGAGAATAATCATGTAGGTCCTCTTATTGATAAAGATGCTGTAAAAGGATATCAGGAAGCGTTACAAAAAGTAGTAGAAGAAGGAGGAAATATTATAGTAGATGGAGGTGTTTTATCAGGAGAAGGTTATGAAAGTGGTTGTTATGTAAAGCCAGCTATTGCAGAAGCAAACAACACTTATGAAATTGTACAACATGAGACCTTCGCTCCGGTATTATATCTGTTGAAATATAGTGGAGAAGTAGAAAATGCTATTGAAATACAAAATGGAGTGACACAAGGACTTTCTTCGGCAATTATGACAAATAACCTTAGAGAGGCAGAACGATTCTTATCAGCAGCAGGTTCTGATTGTGGGATTGCCAATGTAAATATAGGAACCTCAGGAGCTGAAATCGGAGGAGCATTCGGTGGAGAAAAAGATACCGGAGGAGGAAGAGAATCCGGTTCTGATGCCTGGAAAGTCTATATGAGGCGTCAGACAAATACAATAAATTATACTACAGAATTACCCTTAGCACAAGGTATTAAATTCGACCTCTAAGTAGGGAATTCTTAATTTTAAGAGATTAAAAAAGCATCGTTTCAAATAGAAAATTGAAACGATGCTTTTTTTATTTTTTTTACTTAAAAAAAAGAAGAGAGGATGAGTGTTATACATAGATAAACAAAGGGAATA contains:
- a CDS encoding nicotinic acid mononucleotide adenyltransferase gives rise to the protein MKTLKILSAFILGILLFTSCTSEVVVNEFHEEPVVTLDEVLHSYEIWYVDIERTQGNGEIPFFQQAFTVSFRNDTFFANNNLVGIGDNGNGFGLDVGFFDAFGTELTIDHDIDGVYNLIITQLADNEIRVHDPVLNTSYYLIGYQRNTFDYDRVFYDNIHYFLQEYTTWEKVYTSEFGVINEFDEETYIAFLPFGAGDNFKSSKDPNGMRIPSIFYDYEGHYEIQDVFNNLNRKILTLDYSYLGNEHFELSVINDRKIELLHPSSGTVYHFEGREYVQIKKSTHGKTTQNTKKRIKKADFMKLSR
- a CDS encoding 3-hydroxyanthranilate 3,4-dioxygenase; this encodes MGIQKPFNLNQWIEENRDTLKPPVGNRNLYKDAGDYIVMIVAGPNARKDYHYNETEELFYQLEGEIEVHIQEEGVKKTMKLGPGDMYLHPAGVPHSPVRHEGSLGLVIERKRDHLEADDGLLWYCDHCNTKLHDVYFKLNDIEKDFLKHFKDFYSNKELRTCNNCGKEMPVDKRFIG
- a CDS encoding T9SS type A sorting domain-containing protein, which produces MKNLVIFTFLFLTSAHIWSQIPMEKAYEILLEKGVISQDKNQWVYGSQEVLPPNYSIRSFNKTIRSPKSHSWLFFIDEAPYANWEHPAQYIFFDVETARYEITKATTPPDMIREMKVLRKHIETRERFLDFAKQVNNIPCGTSSNKYAVIISGGWNQGNNHVRYWNDCSFVYKTLVNKYGYADANIYTLMSDGTNPAADISNGTNSNPDLDGDGDNDIQFSATHANITSVFNTLSGILDEDDELFIFTTDHGGVDTSGATAWDTLLYLWGETINDDEFATEVNKVNAGKISIVMEQCNSGGFIDDLSGPNRVIATAARHDELSWAGPTINTDEFVYYWTSAVNEAFPSGVFVGSDVNADGVVTKREAFDYAETQDSRPETPQFDEVPVNLGDQLTLNGTGDLYIMDNRTPYHSSSDTGIEPNPFSGPMYTSRDIWVRQNMDGGTSHQNPEYKTTSPNGVYVRVKNRGCAPISDGKLRVYFSKASTGLSWPTNWINFYDFTPGGSYLLHGDEITSIPLNIPNLNPGDETIIEIPWYPPNPNDFDYDKHHFCLIARVISQIDPIGVETSSVNSNTRNNNNVAWKNVSVYDANPSNNVSYTNVYVRNTDLKREDIIDLNFYDGIYGTNTTNHFLKHGNITATMSPELFERWKAYGDGRGIEVVGRNTIQIFEPKAVMTGIPLKPGETFSLQMQFKLFKDTPYRRPFIYDVVQSNKRGVIGGERFDIVYGQKEKDIFKENSKPAINLNVYPNPATKQLAITYQTEKTNNTVSFTLKNMEGDSLLSDEIKHQKKGVFTQQFDIASLRRGIYFLTITINGKTTVKKVFKK
- a CDS encoding aldehyde dehydrogenase family protein, whose product is MAAIATDFGIQEALQQLGVSEQNKGTSTGADWFSSGEEILSYSPVDGALIGKVFTTTQEDYEKVIQTATTAFASWRKVPAPQRGEIVRQFGEELRRLKEPLGKLVSYEMGKSYQEGLGEVQEMIDICDFAVGLSRQLHGLTMHSERPGHRMYEQYHPLGIVGIISAFNFPVAVWSWNTALAWICGDVCVWKPSEKTPLCGIACQNIITKVLQENNLPEGISCLVNGDYKVGEMITTDKRIPLVSATGSTRMGKIVASTVGQRLGKSLLELGGNNAIIVTPDADIKMTVIGAVFGAVGTAGQRCTSTRRLIIHESIYDKVKNAVVDAYKQLRIGNPLDENNHVGPLIDKDAVKGYQEALQKVVEEGGNIIVDGGVLSGEGYESGCYVKPAIAEANNTYEIVQHETFAPVLYLLKYSGEVENAIEIQNGVTQGLSSAIMTNNLREAERFLSAAGSDCGIANVNIGTSGAEIGGAFGGEKDTGGGRESGSDAWKVYMRRQTNTINYTTELPLAQGIKFDL